Proteins encoded together in one Candidatus Sulfotelmatobacter sp. window:
- a CDS encoding thiazole synthase yields the protein MSDSLIIAGRAFRSRLIVGTGKYKSFQETARALDASGAEMVTVAVRRVNLDRNKESLLDYIDAKKYFLLPNTAGCYTADEAIRAARLGREVGLSDWVKLEVIGDQSTLYPDVQATLEATRVLVKEGFTVLPYTSDDIVFAKRLIDAGAATIMPLGAPIGSGMGIQNQAHIRILREMITGVPLIVDAGVGTASDAAIAMELGADAVLMNTGIANAQDPVMMAGAMHHAVIAGRQAYLSGRMPRKLYATASSPLEGVVR from the coding sequence ATGTCGGACTCACTGATAATTGCCGGACGCGCTTTCCGCTCCCGTCTCATCGTAGGCACGGGAAAGTACAAATCGTTTCAGGAAACGGCGCGAGCGCTCGACGCCAGCGGCGCGGAGATGGTGACCGTCGCGGTGCGCCGCGTGAATCTGGACCGTAACAAGGAATCGCTGCTCGACTACATCGACGCCAAGAAATATTTTCTGCTGCCGAACACCGCCGGATGCTACACGGCCGACGAGGCGATTCGTGCGGCTCGCCTCGGTCGCGAAGTTGGACTGTCGGATTGGGTGAAGCTGGAAGTCATTGGCGATCAGTCGACGCTCTATCCCGACGTACAGGCCACTCTCGAAGCTACGCGCGTGCTGGTAAAAGAAGGGTTCACGGTACTCCCTTACACTTCCGACGATATCGTTTTCGCCAAACGTCTGATCGACGCCGGGGCTGCGACCATCATGCCGCTGGGCGCGCCCATCGGCAGCGGCATGGGCATTCAGAACCAGGCCCACATCCGCATCTTGCGGGAGATGATCACAGGCGTCCCGCTGATTGTCGATGCTGGAGTCGGGACGGCATCAGATGCGGCGATCGCGATGGAACTTGGCGCTGACGCCGTGCTGATGAACACCGGCATAGCGAATGCTCAGGATCCAGTGATGATGGCGGGCGCCATGCATCATGCGGTGATCGCCGGGCGGCAAGCCTATCTTTCCGGCCGCATGCCGAGGAAGTTATACGCTACGGCGAGTTCGCCGCTGGAAGGAGTGGTGCGGTAA
- a CDS encoding septum formation initiator family protein has protein sequence MPGPFAGGQDGLRAMVDRAVVDRAPQAEALAASWIERVRPLAVHVYGLRRRLATIAVVVLAAFLFVHVMFGANGMVVYKQKRSEYEALQKQIVQAQQENDRYTQQIQGLKSDQKAIEKEAREQLGYAKPGEYVYVPPTPPKPAPPATHSAKK, from the coding sequence ATGCCGGGACCCTTTGCTGGGGGGCAAGACGGTCTGCGGGCTATGGTGGACCGGGCTGTGGTAGACCGGGCTCCGCAGGCGGAGGCTTTGGCTGCTTCGTGGATTGAGCGCGTTCGCCCCTTGGCGGTCCACGTCTACGGGTTGCGACGCCGCCTCGCGACCATCGCGGTCGTCGTACTGGCTGCGTTTTTGTTTGTTCATGTGATGTTCGGCGCCAATGGGATGGTCGTCTATAAACAAAAGCGTTCGGAATACGAAGCTTTGCAGAAGCAAATCGTGCAGGCGCAGCAGGAGAATGACCGCTATACGCAGCAGATCCAGGGCCTGAAGAGCGACCAGAAGGCGATTGAAAAAGAGGCGCGCGAGCAGCTTGGCTATGCCAAGCCGGGAGAGTATGTGTACGTGCCGCCGACTCCGCCGAAACCTGCGCCGCCGGCCACTCACTCCGCGAAGAAATAG